The following proteins are co-located in the Hippoglossus stenolepis isolate QCI-W04-F060 chromosome 23, HSTE1.2, whole genome shotgun sequence genome:
- the LOC118102419 gene encoding uncharacterized protein LOC118102419 isoform X2 gives MCLLLGENEASEDGDLRAVMSCGHAVSPETLTQCCRSQLDQGNYKFRCPAVGEGTKRCNKRWSYKEVRRLAILSVSEMRHFEETMARLAAADFWDMQPCPQCNTYVERKDLSNLCVQCTICTADQRTKYQFCWQCRRKWKGWCSRWSDRCNNDGCANKDLQLLQICRTISLPDVEGVTSCPSVRACPTCGMKVEHNQQNCKNIDCPRCSSVPFCFLCLKLKRECCQTSSPYGICLGGVAPRQTSIPVWHRR, from the exons CTTCAGAAGACGGTGATCTCCGAGCAGTGATGTCCTGTGGACACGCTGTCTCCCCTGAGACTCTGACACAGTGTTGCCGCAGCCAGCTGGATCAG GGGAATTATAAGTTCAGATGCCCTGCAGTGGGAGAGGGAACCAAACGGTGCAATAAGCGGTGGTCGTATAAAGAAGTTCGCCGACTGGCCATTCTGTCAGTGTCGGAGATGAGGCACTTTGAAGAGACCATGGCTCGTCTGGCTGCTGCAGACTTCTGGGACATGCAGCCC TGCCCACAGTGCAATACGTATGTGGAGCGAAAGGATCTATCCAACCTGTGTGTCCAGTGCACCATCTGCACAGCTGATCAGAGGACGAAATACCAATTCTGCTGGCAGTGTCGGAGGAAGTGGAAAGGTTGGTGCTCTCGGTGGTCAGACCGCTGCAACAACGacggctgtgccaacaaggaCCTCCAGCTTCTACAGATATGTCGCACCATCAGTCTGCCTGACGTGGAGGGTGTCACCAGCTGCCCGTCAGTCAGGGCCTGCCCGACATGTGGCATGAAGGTGGAGCACAACCAACAAAACTGCAAGAACATTGACTGCCCTCGATGCAGCAGTGTGCCGTTCTGCTTCCTCTGCCTGAAACTAAAGCGTGAATGTTGCCAGACCAGTTCACCATACGGAATCTGTCTGGGTGGTGTGGCTCCCAGACAGACCTCCATCCCAGTGTGGCACAGGAGATAA
- the LOC118102419 gene encoding uncharacterized protein LOC118102419 isoform X1, producing the protein MLSHVSRNRISKKKKYNLRDSTLVLVGRRDDLDPFSSEDGDLRAVMSCGHAVSPETLTQCCRSQLDQGNYKFRCPAVGEGTKRCNKRWSYKEVRRLAILSVSEMRHFEETMARLAAADFWDMQPCPQCNTYVERKDLSNLCVQCTICTADQRTKYQFCWQCRRKWKGWCSRWSDRCNNDGCANKDLQLLQICRTISLPDVEGVTSCPSVRACPTCGMKVEHNQQNCKNIDCPRCSSVPFCFLCLKLKRECCQTSSPYGICLGGVAPRQTSIPVWHRR; encoded by the exons ATGCTTTCCCATGTATCAAGAAATAGGATTTctaagaagaagaaatacaacCTGCGCGACTCCACACTAGTTTTAGTCGGCAGAAGGGACGACTTGGATCCATTTT CTTCAGAAGACGGTGATCTCCGAGCAGTGATGTCCTGTGGACACGCTGTCTCCCCTGAGACTCTGACACAGTGTTGCCGCAGCCAGCTGGATCAG GGGAATTATAAGTTCAGATGCCCTGCAGTGGGAGAGGGAACCAAACGGTGCAATAAGCGGTGGTCGTATAAAGAAGTTCGCCGACTGGCCATTCTGTCAGTGTCGGAGATGAGGCACTTTGAAGAGACCATGGCTCGTCTGGCTGCTGCAGACTTCTGGGACATGCAGCCC TGCCCACAGTGCAATACGTATGTGGAGCGAAAGGATCTATCCAACCTGTGTGTCCAGTGCACCATCTGCACAGCTGATCAGAGGACGAAATACCAATTCTGCTGGCAGTGTCGGAGGAAGTGGAAAGGTTGGTGCTCTCGGTGGTCAGACCGCTGCAACAACGacggctgtgccaacaaggaCCTCCAGCTTCTACAGATATGTCGCACCATCAGTCTGCCTGACGTGGAGGGTGTCACCAGCTGCCCGTCAGTCAGGGCCTGCCCGACATGTGGCATGAAGGTGGAGCACAACCAACAAAACTGCAAGAACATTGACTGCCCTCGATGCAGCAGTGTGCCGTTCTGCTTCCTCTGCCTGAAACTAAAGCGTGAATGTTGCCAGACCAGTTCACCATACGGAATCTGTCTGGGTGGTGTGGCTCCCAGACAGACCTCCATCCCAGTGTGGCACAGGAGATAA
- the LOC118102416 gene encoding LOW QUALITY PROTEIN: leishmanolysin-like peptidase 2 (The sequence of the model RefSeq protein was modified relative to this genomic sequence to represent the inferred CDS: substituted 1 base at 1 genomic stop codon), with amino-acid sequence FKXVPAIIMSSPPALRLWVGTLVVMLVAELPGALQKCIFDEVQAQVRVVRAAWIHPHGPPDEPTPAPPTGPRHQRSSLGEMTPSAPASPRPIRIHTWIPRESDHLSDAEKGRLEAAVEEAVRVVSSLLSVNRVVGPLLLSRDINKYCKFIWSNSRTSNYNRCGRANNNYRNETCLDVTIPDQHLSGCDIYPEPDSPLRTVLRPEGAGLPDTDFLLYLHTQSTDKCRAEPSVLAYAAHCQTDTQGRPVAGVVVICRDRLSEAAYNHQATVQTVIHELFHALGFSRDLFHTWKDCSSSSPALGSGCSPRGKVVHSDGSGQMRIYTSSVISALQTHLTSPDPELGGPLENLDAPGRASSHWEARVLRGSIMAAELEDPATVRIDPVTLAALQDTGWYRVELSRAQSLVWGDGEGASFGSLSTCQHNSSSFFCTGSGLGCHFLHLHKGECQTDPYLEGCRVFKPLKNSSECWKRENTRPTPELDWSGEIWGLGCRCFSSNLTRQTQFLVSSSSVEGHCYRHRCTGPNRYQIQVSGSDWVTCPPGGAIQINGYQGLVFCPDRRLCLYPDITPPSDDVGGFPPSNTRQA; translated from the exons tttaaatAGGTCCCAGCCATAATTATGAGTTCCCCTCCGGCCCTGAGGCTCTGGGTGGGGACGTTGGTGGTCATGCTGGTGGCTGAGCTGCCTGGAGCTCTGCAGAAGTGCATCTTTGATGAGGTTCAGGCTCAGGTCCGAGTGGTCCGAGCTGCATGGATCCACCCCCACGGCCCACCCGACGAGCCCACACCCGCACCCCCGACTGGGCCACGGCACCAGAGGAGCAGCCTGGGAGAGATGACCCCTTCCGCTCCTGCCTCGCCACGGCCAATCAGGATCCACACCTGGATTCCGAGAGAGAGCGACCACCTATCAGACGCAGAGAAGGGGAGACTGGaggcagcagtggaggaggctGTGAGGGTGGTGTCGTCTTTACTGTCAG TGAACAGGGTTGTGGGTCCTTTGCTGCTCAGCAGAGACATCAACAAATACTGCAAGTTCATCTGGAGCAATTCAAGAACAAGCAACtacaacag gtGTGGTCGAgccaacaacaactacaggaATGAGACGTGTCTGGATGTGACG atcCCAGATCAGCACCTGTCTGGATGTGATATTTACCCGGAGCCTGACTCACCGCTCAGGACTGTTCTCAGACCTGAAGGTGCCGGACTCCCCGACACCGACTTCCTGCTTTACCTCCACACACAGTCCACTGACAAGTGTCGGGCAGAG CCCAGTGTGTTGGCGTACGCCGCCCACTGCCAGACGGACACCCAGGGGCGACCTGTGGCCGGGGTGGTGGTCATCTGCAGGGACAGACTCTCAGAAGCTGCCTACAACCACCAGGCTACAGTACAG ACTGTGATTCACGAGCTGTTCCACGCGCTGGGCTTCTCTAGAGATCTCTTCCACACCTGGAAAGACTGTTCGTCCTCATCTCCAG CACTGGGCTCTGGATGTTCACCTCGGGGGAAAGTGGTTCACTCTGATGGATCAGGTCAGATGAGGATTTACACCTCGTCCGTCATCTCAGCCCTGCAGACGCACCTGACCTCCCCTGACCCTGAGCTGGGAGGCCCGCTGGAGAAcctg GATGCACCAGGCAGAGCGTCCTCTCACTGGGAGGCCCGGGTCCTGCGGGGGTCCATCATGGCTGCGGAGCTGGAGGACCCTGCCACGGTCCGGATCGACCCGGTCACTTTAGCTGCTCTGCAGGACACAGGCTGGTACAGAGTGGAGCTGAGCCGGGCACAGAGTCTGGTCTGGGGTGACG gtGAAGGAGCCTCGTTTGGTTCCCTGTCAACCTGCCAACACAACTCTTCATCCTTTTTCTGCACCGGCAG TGGACTCGGGTGTcattttcttcacctccacaaGGGCGAGTGCCAAACCGATCCATACCTGGAGGGGTGTAGAGTATTTAAACCGCTAAAGAATTCA AGTGAATGCTGGAAAAGGGAAAACACCAGGCCGACACCTGAGCTCGACTGGAGCGGGGAGATTTGGGGCCTCGGCTGCCGTTGCTTCTCCTCCAACCTGaccagacag ACGCAGTTCCTTGTGTCGAGCAGCTCAGTGGAGGGCCACTGTTACAGACACAGATGTACTGGACCAAACAGATACCAAATCCAGGTGTCTGGCTCTGACTGGGTGACCTGTCCCCCAGGGGGCGCAATTCAG ATAAATGGATACCAGGGTTTAGTTTTCTGCCCGGACAGGAGGTTGTGCCTCTACCCGGATATTACTCCTCCCTCAGATGATGTTGGTGGATTTCCTCCTTCCAACACAAGGCAagcatga
- the LOC118102418 gene encoding E3 ubiquitin-protein ligase RNF19B, producing the protein MFSRASINRISKRFKKKKKYNPLDSTLDLVGRRDDLDPFSSEDGDGGPRAVMSCGHAVSPETLTQCCRSQLDQGNYKFRCPAVGEGTKRCNKRWSYKEVRRLAILSVSEMRHFEETMARLAAADFCDIQPCPQCNTCVERKDLSNLCVQCTICTADQRTKYQFCWQCRRKWKGWCPRSDRCNNDSCANKDLQLLQICRTISLPDVEGVTSCPSVRACPTCGMKVEHNQQHCKNIDCPRCQVPFCFLCLKLKRECCQTSSPYEICLGGVAPRQTSIPVWHRR; encoded by the exons ATGTTTTCCCGTGCATCAATAAATAGGATTTCTAAGAGatttaagaagaagaagaaatacaacCCGCTCGACTCCACACTAGATTTAGTCGGCAGAAGGGACGACTTGGATCCATTTT CTTCAGAAGACGGCGACGGTGGTCCCCGAGCAGTGATGTCCTGTGGACACGCTGTCTCCCCTGAGACTCTGACACAGTGTTGCCGCAGCCAGCTGGATCAG GGGAATTATAAGTTCAGATGCCCTGCAGTGGGAGAGGGAACCAAACGGTGCAATAAGCGGTGGTCGTATAAAGAAGTTCGCCGACTGGCCATTCTGTCAGTGTCGGAGATGAGGCACTTTGAAGAGACCATGGCTCGTCTGGCTGCTGCAGACTTCTGTGACATTCAGCCT TGCCCACAGTGCAATACGTGTGTGGAGCGAAAGGATCTATCCAACCTGTGTGTCCAGTGCACCATCTGCACAGCTGATCAGAGGACGAAATACCAATTCTGTTGGCAGTGTCGGAGGAAGTGGAAAGGTTGGTGTCCTCGGTCGGACCGCTGCAACAACGACAGCTGTGCCAACAAGGACCTCCAGCTTCTACAGATATGTCGCACCATCAGTCTGCCTGACGTGGAGGGTGTCACCAGCTGCCCGTCAGTCAGGGCCTGCCCGACATGTGGCATGAAGGTGGAGCACAACCAACAACACTGCAAGAACATTGACTGCCCTCGATGCCAAGTGCCGTTCTGCTTCCTCTGCCTGAAACTAAAGCGTGAATGTTGCCAGACCAGTTCACCGTACGAAATCTGTCTGGGTGGTGTGGCTCCCAGACAGACCTCCATCCCAGTGTGGCACAGGAGATAA
- the lrp10 gene encoding low-density lipoprotein receptor-related protein 10, whose product MTETYKVRALLVFTIAACSRFDPALCSAHCGRSLQVFDDKVGEIMSSAYHSWSYRFGSIYDCWIINGREGEPIVLSFSQFSARCRKESVSIKSSAGGEPIVLCGSKLPQPIEFPGGNITVMHHFLPHVFPVSSFLLNYARDTGECPVTSFECLGGRCLPLSWRCNGQVECLGEGPGLGSDEQGCDGETGTPAPSKQGSTQEVGTKREMYTERNHDRDSDKLKVMDNSQSSERSEERYADSDLWGEEEEEEEEAQVDQDPPPTHKELAVTPSPIEWPCGGLLQTFYGTFSPPAIRGTALFCVWTLDPQDSRPLRLDLQQLVLGPGDRLTIYNREQGNGDVIKIITSALNYKPVQAESHTGVLSLTYETISGSEGSGFNATFHVGSYCPPWEGRCGGASGGCFTQEQRCDGKWDCSETGKDEEGCRGCSPNQFACGMVGQRMVASSHFAGRPVCYPVTERCNYQLYCADGSDERDCTVCQPGTFHCDSDRCVFESWRCDGQVDCKDGTDELNCTVILPRKVITAATVGSLVCGLLLVIAMGCTCKLYSLRTREYSLFAPISRQEAELIQQQAPPSYGQLIAQGIIPPVEDFPTENPNETSSLSLRGILQLLRQDAANSPHRRRRPRFVRRAVRRMRRWGLIPRPPSRPTQTSSSSQQQADAAPSGQEPALSTPTSSSLAVEALNQPVPQKLGLLAQSEPHHQQDDDDDDVLPLLLSLPPPPVASPPPPPYAPPAPPPSFPFTPPVAVPPSSPSLASIFHTLGLSISLFRASPSSSSTNSMPLSASPSFSSSSSSDDEVLLIPLSEDTTSEDDVPMLT is encoded by the exons ATGACAGAGACTTATAAAGTCCGAGCCCTCCTGGTTTTCACCATAGCAG cctgcagtCGATTCGATCCTGCCCTCTGCTCCG CTCATTGTGGGCGTTCCCTTCAAGTGTTTGACGACAAAGTGGGAGAGATTATGAGTTCTGCGTACCACAGCTGGTCGTACCGCTTCGGCTCTATCTATGACTGCTGGATCATCAATGGTCGGGAAGGAGAACCCATCGTTCTCAG cttttccCAGTTTTCAGCGCGATGTAGAAAGGAGTCGGTGTCCATAAAATCCTCCGCTGGCGGTGAGCCGATTGTCCTTTGTGGATCCAAGCTGCCGCAGCCAATTGAATTCCCAGGGGGAAATATTACAGTGATGCACCACTTCCTCCCGCATGTGTTCCCTGTGTCATCGTTTCTCTTGAACTATGCCAGAG ACACTGGTGAATGTCCCGTGACATCTTTTGAATGCCTCGGGGGCCGTTGCCTTCCCCTCTCCTGGCGCTGTAACGGCCAGGTGGAGTGTCTCGGTGAAGGTCCTGGTCTCGGTTCAGACGAACAGGGCTGCGATGGAGAAACGGGAACTCCAGCCCCCTCAAAGCAGGGCAGCACACAGGAAGTAGGAACTAAAAGGGAAATgtacacagagagaaaccatGACAGGGACTCTGACAAACTTAAGGTCATGGATAATAGTCAGAGCTCAGAAAGGTCAGAGGAGAGATACGCTGACTCTGATCtgtggggggaggaggaggaggaggaggaggaggcccagGTGGATCAAGATCCGCCTCCGACCCATAAGGAGCTCGCTGTGACGCCAAGTCCCATTGAGTGGCCCTGCGGTGGGCTCCTACAGACCTTTTATGGGACATTCTCCCCCCCGGCCATTCGGGGTACTGCTCTGTTCTGTGTCTGGACTCTGGACCCTCAGGATTCCCGGCCCCTCAGATTggatctgcagcagctggtccTGGGGCCCGGGGACAGACTCACCATCTACAACAGAGAGCAAGGCAATGGAGATGTTATTAAAATT ATCACCAGCGCCTTGAATTACAAACCAGTCCAAGCCGAATCCCACACTGGCGTCCTGTCGTTGACATATGAGACGATTTCTGGCTCAGAGGGGAGCGGTTTTAACGCCACGTTCCACGTCGGGAGCTACTGCCCCCCATGGGAAGGTCGGTGTGGGGGAGCATCAGGTGGTTGCTTCACCCAGGAGCAACGCTGTGATGGGAAATGGGACTGTTCCGAGACGGGGAAGGACGAGGAGGGATGCCGAGGCTGCAGTCCCAACCAGTTTGCGTGTGGAATGGTGGGACAGAGGATGGTGGCATCCAGCCACTTTGCCGGCCGGCCAGTGTGTTACCCGGTCACGGAGAGGTGCAACTACCAGCTGTACTGTGCTGACGGCAGCGACGAGAGGGACTGCACCGTGTGCCAGCCGGGGACCTTTCATTGTGACAGTGACAG GTGCGTGTTTGAGAGCTGGCGCTGTGACGGCCAGGTGGACTGCAAGGACGGCACGGACGAGCTCAACTGCACCGTCATCCTGCCCCGCAAGGTCATCACCGCGGCAACGGTTGGCAGCCTGGTGTGCGGGCTCCTGCTTGTGATCGCCATGGGCTGCACCTGTAAACTGTACTCGCTCAGGACAAGGGAGTACAG CCTGTTTGCTCCAATCAGCCGCCAGGAAGCGGAGCTAATCCAGCAGCAGGCTCCTCCGTCCTACGGTCAGCTGATCGCCCAGGGCATCATCCCGCCAGTGGAGGACTTCCCCACAGAGAACCCCAAtgag ACCTCGTCTCTTTCTCTGAGGGgaatcctccagctcctccgcCAGGACGCTGCCAACTCCCCACACCGCAGACGCAGGCCCCGCTTCGTCCGCCGGGCCGTTCGCCGCATGAGGCGCTGGGGTCTGATCCCCAGACCTCCCTCCAGGCCGACTCAGACATCGAGCTCCAGCCAGCAGCAGGCAGACGCCGCCCCCTCTGGCCAGGAACCGGCTCTCTCCACTCCCACCAGCTCCTCGTTGGCCGTGGAGGCGCTGAACCAGCCGGTGCCTCAGAAACTCGGCTTGTTGGCTCAGTCCGAGCCGCATCACCAGCaggacgacgacgacgacgacgtACTGCCTCTTCTGCTTTCGCTGCCCCCGCCGCCCGTTGCCTCCCCGCCTCCGCCTCCGTACGCTCCCCCAGCGCCACCCCCGTCCTTCCCGTTCACTCCCCCCGTCGCCGTGCCCCCGAGCAGCCCCTCTCTCGCCTCCATCTTCCACACGCTGGGCCTGAGCATCTCCCTCTTCAGAGCGTcgccctcgtcctcctccaccaaCTCCATGCCCCTCTCCGCCTcgccctccttctcctcctcctcctcctcagatgaCGAGGTGCTGCTCATCCCTCTCTCCGAAGACACCACTTCAGAGGATGACGTGCCCATGCTCACCTGA
- the mmp14a gene encoding matrix metalloproteinase-14a codes for MLPQLLTLACAVCCFGFTSVSANVLKAEAWLQSYGYLPPGDVRAQAIRSPQSIQTAISAMQRFYGLTVTGSIDSNTLEAMSRPRCGVPDKFGPELKTNLRRKRYAVQGLKWDKSEVTFSIQNYTPKIGEQATYEAIRKAFRVWESAIPLTFREIPFSHIRGKVDKFADIMLSFSEGFHGDSTPFDGEGGFLAHAYFPGHGIGGDTHFDLAEPWTTGSDDQGGNDVFLVAVHELGHALGLEHSNNPAAIMAPFYQWFETENFQLPDDDRRGIQTIYGTKSGAPPPPPRPTKPSKPEKPDNGPDICEGHYDTIAVLRGEKFVFKDKWFWRVRNNKVLPGYPMPIGHFWKGLPSNINAAYERDDGKFVFFKGDRYWVYSESTMDKDSPKTLADMGTGLPTDKLDAALFYTPTGQTYFFRGNKYYRFNEQTRTVDSGYPKPISMWSGAPENIKAAIMSEDGSYTYFYKANKYWKFNNQYMKVESGYPKSVLSAWMGCESEEPKKGREEEVIIIKVDESQSGAGPIAVVIPLLLLVLVVVTLGALLFFRKYGTPRRLLYCQRSLLDKV; via the exons ATGCTGCCCCAGCTCCTCACCCTGGCCTGTGCTGTCTGCTGCTTTGGTTTTACCTCCGTCTCTGCAAACGTGCTGAAAGCCGAG gcTTGGCTGCAGTCGTACGGTTACCTGCCTCCAGGTGACGTCAGAGCTCAGGCCATCCGCTCGCCACAGTCCATCCAAACAGCGATATCAGCCATGCAGAGGTTCTATGGTTTGACCGTCACCGGCTCCATAGACTCCAACACGTTAGA GGCGATGAGCCGGCCGCGGTGTGGCGTCCCTGACAAGTTTGGCCCAGAGCTGAAGACCaacctgaggaggaagagatacGCTGTTCAGGGTCTGAAGTGGGACAAGTCGGAGGTGACCTTCAG CATACAGAACTACACCCCCAAGATCGGGGAGCAAGCCACGTATGAAGCCATCCGAAAGGCCTTCAGGGTTTGGGAGAGCGCCATCCCGCTCACCTTCAGAGAGATCCCCTTCAGCCACATCAGAGGCAAGGTCGACAAGTTCGCCGACATCATGCTCTCCTTCTCGGAGGGCTTTCACGGAGACAGCACGCCGTTCGACGGCGAGGGCGGCTTCCTGGCTCACGCGTACTTCCCCGGACACGGTATTGGGGGAGACACACACTTTGACCTCGCAGAGCCGTGGACCACCGGCAGCGACGACCAGGGAG GTAACGATGTTTTCCTGGTTGCCGTCCATGAGCTGGGTCACGCTCTGGGTCTGGAGCACTCCAACAACCCCGCTGCCATCATGGCGCCCTTCTACCAGTGGTTTGAGACCGAAAACTTTCAGCTCCCCGACGACGACCGCAGAGGCATCCAGACGATTTATG GAACTAAGTCCggggctcctcctcctcctcctcgaccCACAAAACCGTCCAAACCCGAAAAACCAGACAACGGCCCAGACATCTGCGAGGGACACTACGACACCATCGCTGTCCTCAGAGGGGAGAAGTTTGTGTTTAAG GACAAGTGGTTCTGGCGTGTGCGTAACAACAAGGTGCTGCCTGGTTACCCGATGCCCATCGGTCACTTCTGGAAGGGCCTGCCCTCAAACATCAACGCCGCCTACGAGAGGGATGATGGGAAGTTTGTCTTCTTCAAGG GAGACAGGTACTGGGTTTACAGCGAGTCCACCATGGACAAGGATTCTCCCAAGACTCTGGCCGACATGGGCACCGGCCTCCCCACAGACAAACTAGACGCTGCCCTGTTCTACACACCCACAGGACAGACGTACTTCTTCAGAGGCAACAA ATATTACCGCTTCAACGAGCAGACTCGCACTGTGGACAGCGGCTACCCGAAACCCATCAGCATGTGGAGCGGAGCGCCAGAGAACATCAAGGCTGCCATCATGAGTGAGGATGGAT CCTACACGTATTTCTACAAAGCCAACAAGTACTGGAAGTTCAACAACCAGTACATGAAGGTGGAGTCCGGCTATCCCAAGTCCGTGCTCAGCGCCTGGATGGGCTGCGAGAGCGAGGAGCCCAAGAAGGGTCGGGAAGAGGAGGTGATCATCATCAAGGTGGACGAGTCGCAGAGCGGGGCCGGGCCCATCGCCGTGGTCAtccccctcctgctgctggtgctggtggtcGTCACCCTGGGAGCGCTTTTGTTCTTCAGGAAGTACGGCACGCCCCGACGCCTCCTCTACTGCCAGAGATCCCTCCTGGACAAGGTGTAG